Proteins encoded by one window of Chondromyces crocatus:
- a CDS encoding TIGR04551 family protein gives MPSQPAAPRGQQVPSAVATAPAAPSPARATRQGGSGEVGASPSEVYAEDWWSHARPTFEIHGLFRVRAELFHKFALGRRAPPGSALLWEQPPDNSYVDLNGIPHPVRLCGDDPVNPVPCENNTNSGANMRFRLNPELHISDNIRVLSQIDLLDNMVLGSTPEGYANRPAGAGYQVVARGGYAPAGGFANTQWAPVSGVNSTTDSVMVKRIWGEYLTPIGLLRFGRMPQHWGLGMLWNSGDGFDSDWQTTVDRVMLVTGIKKYDIYFSAAWDYMNEGAISSSLYEQQGQPYDLSSADDVNQYVLTAVRRKNPELQKLELARGNVVVNGGVHFTYRSQQLANDVSSTPDPTAGASLGQSATGLRQGFSRRGLEMYIPDLWFQLLYKKFRFEVEAAAILGSMENTAVSGSDYENLLVQDKNGWGIRQFGVTTQAELRAFEDKLRVQFNFGYASGDGDVGSLSPGRGQGIQPQLTSDRTYSTFRFHPDYRVDLILWRNILSRVQGAYYFRPSVEYDFARDKNGQRLGGGAAAIWSRAAEFVQAPGHARDLGIELNATLYYQARDGALNDDPNRMGGFYTMMQYGVMFPLGGLGYLPGQELNYQRTTGSADLDTATAQTVRWYLGILF, from the coding sequence ATGCCCTCGCAACCTGCCGCCCCCAGGGGACAGCAGGTGCCATCCGCCGTCGCGACGGCTCCCGCTGCCCCGTCCCCTGCTCGAGCCACCCGCCAGGGCGGGTCAGGCGAGGTCGGCGCGAGCCCCAGCGAGGTCTATGCGGAGGACTGGTGGTCTCACGCGCGCCCGACCTTCGAGATCCACGGTCTCTTTCGTGTCAGGGCCGAGCTCTTTCACAAGTTCGCGCTGGGCAGGCGCGCGCCTCCTGGCTCTGCGCTCCTCTGGGAACAGCCGCCCGACAACAGCTACGTCGATCTGAACGGCATCCCGCATCCGGTCCGCCTGTGCGGGGATGATCCGGTCAACCCGGTGCCGTGCGAGAACAACACCAACTCGGGCGCCAACATGCGCTTCCGGCTCAACCCGGAGCTGCACATCAGCGACAACATTCGTGTTCTGTCGCAGATCGACCTGCTCGACAACATGGTCCTCGGTTCCACACCCGAGGGGTATGCGAACCGCCCTGCCGGCGCGGGCTACCAGGTCGTCGCCCGCGGAGGCTACGCGCCCGCAGGGGGATTCGCGAACACGCAGTGGGCCCCTGTCTCGGGCGTCAACTCGACGACCGACTCGGTGATGGTGAAGCGGATCTGGGGCGAGTACCTCACCCCCATCGGTCTCCTGCGGTTTGGCCGCATGCCCCAGCACTGGGGTCTCGGCATGCTCTGGAACAGCGGCGATGGCTTCGACTCGGACTGGCAGACCACCGTCGACCGGGTGATGCTCGTCACCGGCATCAAGAAGTACGACATCTACTTCTCTGCCGCCTGGGACTACATGAACGAGGGCGCGATCAGCTCGTCGCTCTACGAACAACAAGGGCAGCCCTACGATCTGTCGTCGGCCGACGATGTGAACCAGTACGTCCTCACCGCGGTGCGTCGGAAGAACCCCGAGCTTCAGAAGCTGGAGCTGGCGCGTGGGAACGTGGTGGTGAACGGCGGCGTCCACTTCACCTACCGCAGCCAGCAGCTCGCCAACGACGTCAGCTCCACGCCCGATCCGACGGCAGGCGCGTCCCTCGGCCAGAGCGCGACGGGCTTGCGGCAAGGCTTCAGCCGCCGTGGTCTGGAGATGTACATCCCCGATCTGTGGTTCCAGCTCCTGTACAAGAAGTTCCGCTTCGAGGTGGAAGCCGCGGCGATCCTGGGCTCGATGGAGAACACCGCCGTCTCGGGGTCGGACTACGAGAACCTGCTGGTGCAGGACAAAAATGGCTGGGGAATCCGTCAGTTCGGTGTGACGACGCAAGCCGAGCTGCGCGCCTTTGAGGACAAACTCCGGGTTCAGTTCAACTTCGGTTACGCCAGCGGGGACGGGGACGTGGGGAGCCTGTCCCCTGGACGAGGGCAGGGCATCCAGCCACAGCTCACCTCGGATCGGACCTACTCCACCTTCCGCTTCCACCCGGACTACCGCGTCGACCTGATCCTCTGGCGTAACATCCTCTCTCGGGTCCAGGGCGCCTACTACTTCAGGCCCTCGGTCGAGTACGATTTCGCGCGGGACAAGAACGGCCAGCGGCTCGGTGGCGGCGCGGCTGCGATCTGGAGCCGCGCGGCGGAGTTCGTCCAGGCCCCGGGCCACGCCCGGGATCTCGGCATCGAGCTGAACGCCACGCTCTACTATCAGGCCCGTGATGGCGCGCTCAACGATGACCCCAACCGGATGGGTGGGTTCTACACGATGATGCAGTATGGCGTGATGTTTCCTCTGGGAGGACTCGGCTACCTGCCCGGGCAGGAGCTGAACTACCAGCGCACCACGGGCTCGGCGGATCTCGATACGGCGACGGCGCAGACGGTGCGCTGGTATCTTGGTATCCTCTTCTGA
- a CDS encoding HEAT repeat domain-containing protein translates to MLRHRLIVIACVASLLGSASSSIAQDEALALKDLATDTDARVRVAAALALGKTKNPAGRAALESALKDGNASVRVAAAAALGTRGETSSLPALRAALQKEEVVNVRSQLDAAILRLSSKAPVRFLVSLGKLDNRSSVKDGRVINVLREETRAKAALIPGVELLAEGVDAAEVGQARKLPAFTLDGAVTHLAKGQAGGDFSYAAQVEFLIRKQPEQALKGSLAGSARALAEARSVRGPAQIDQLQRDAVSGAIESALRGATTALESAAGLGKR, encoded by the coding sequence ATGCTACGACACCGCCTGATCGTCATTGCATGCGTCGCGTCGTTGCTCGGCTCGGCGTCGTCTTCAATCGCGCAGGATGAGGCCTTGGCGCTCAAGGACCTCGCGACCGACACGGACGCTCGCGTTCGGGTCGCGGCTGCGCTCGCCCTTGGGAAGACGAAGAATCCCGCCGGCCGCGCTGCACTGGAGAGCGCCCTCAAAGACGGCAATGCCTCGGTCCGGGTTGCGGCTGCGGCTGCGCTGGGCACGCGCGGGGAGACCTCCTCGCTGCCCGCGCTTCGTGCGGCTCTGCAGAAGGAGGAGGTCGTCAATGTTCGGTCGCAGCTCGATGCGGCCATTCTGCGCCTCTCCAGCAAGGCTCCGGTGCGGTTTCTGGTCTCGCTCGGCAAGCTCGACAACCGCTCCAGCGTCAAGGATGGGCGCGTGATCAACGTGCTCCGCGAGGAGACGCGCGCCAAGGCCGCCCTCATTCCGGGTGTCGAGCTGCTGGCCGAAGGGGTGGACGCGGCGGAGGTCGGCCAGGCGCGCAAGCTGCCTGCTTTCACGCTCGATGGGGCAGTCACTCATCTCGCCAAAGGACAGGCTGGAGGCGACTTCTCCTACGCAGCGCAGGTCGAGTTCCTCATCCGGAAGCAACCGGAGCAGGCACTCAAAGGCTCCTTGGCTGGATCGGCCCGGGCGCTTGCCGAAGCCCGGTCGGTTCGCGGGCCTGCCCAGATCGACCAGCTCCAGCGGGATGCGGTGTCTGGGGCAATCGAGAGCGCCCTGCGTGGAGCGACCACAGCGCTGGAGTCGGCTGCCGGTCTGGG